In one window of Candidatus Microthrix subdominans DNA:
- a CDS encoding SIS domain-containing protein codes for MSSPDALVLDTVGMFDAAFGLPDQMAAAVEIASAVDGLPDASKITSLLMVGMGGSGISGDVVSLVATDHGRVPIDVSRHYELPAYVGPNTLVMAVSFSGGTEETVVATEAAIAAGAPVVAVTTGGRLGEMVSAAGGAVCGLPDGIPLPRAAIGAVGLAPIVLATRMGLMDHTAGAVDSAIEAAATRLEANAGFTQGTVNDARTLARRIERTQPIIYGGGRVGELAAYRWKAQVNENAKAPAYWGSVPEVCHNEICAWGQHGDVTRQVNSMVYLRHDGEHPNVARRFDFLAQITAEVVAEIFEVRAKGDSALARFYDLAAFGDLVSLWMAVEAGVDPGPIPAIADLKAYLAN; via the coding sequence GTGAGCTCGCCCGACGCCTTGGTGCTCGACACGGTCGGCATGTTCGACGCGGCGTTCGGATTGCCCGACCAGATGGCCGCTGCGGTCGAAATCGCGTCGGCCGTCGACGGGCTTCCCGACGCGTCCAAGATCACCTCGTTGCTGATGGTGGGCATGGGCGGATCGGGTATCTCGGGCGATGTCGTGTCGCTGGTGGCCACCGACCACGGACGGGTACCCATCGACGTCAGCCGTCACTACGAGCTGCCGGCGTACGTGGGGCCTAACACCCTCGTGATGGCGGTGTCCTTCTCGGGCGGGACGGAGGAGACCGTCGTTGCCACCGAGGCCGCCATCGCCGCCGGCGCCCCGGTGGTCGCAGTGACCACCGGAGGCCGGCTGGGTGAGATGGTGTCTGCCGCTGGGGGCGCGGTCTGTGGCCTTCCCGACGGTATCCCGTTGCCGCGTGCGGCGATCGGCGCCGTCGGCCTGGCGCCGATCGTGCTCGCCACCCGTATGGGCCTGATGGACCACACCGCCGGCGCGGTCGACTCGGCGATCGAGGCGGCCGCCACACGGCTGGAGGCCAACGCCGGCTTCACGCAGGGCACCGTCAACGACGCCCGTACCCTGGCACGCCGGATCGAGCGCACCCAGCCGATCATCTACGGGGGCGGACGGGTCGGCGAACTTGCCGCCTACCGTTGGAAGGCCCAGGTCAACGAGAACGCCAAGGCACCCGCCTACTGGGGCAGCGTCCCCGAGGTGTGCCACAACGAGATCTGCGCCTGGGGCCAACACGGCGACGTCACCCGCCAGGTCAACTCGATGGTGTACCTGCGCCACGACGGTGAGCACCCCAACGTCGCCCGCCGCTTCGATTTTCTCGCCCAGATCACCGCCGAAGTGGTCGCTGAGATCTTCGAGGTGCGGGCCAAAGGTGACTCGGCGCTGGCCCGCTTCTACGATCTGGCAGCGTTCGGCGACCTGGTCAGCCTGTGGATGGCGGTGGAAGCCGGCGTCGATCCTGGCCCGATCCCTGCCATCGCCGACCTGAAGGCCTACCTGGCCAACTAG
- a CDS encoding adenosylhomocysteinase, whose amino-acid sequence MLTPDDYKVADLSLAGFGRKEIELAEHEMPGLMAIRALFTDEAPLKGAQITGSLHMTIQTAVLIETLTALGAEVRWASCNIFSTQDHAAAAIAVGPNGTPDAPDGVPVFAWKGETLEEYWWCTEQALRWPGTETGGPNMILDDGGDATLYVHNGTKYEAAGEVPEADEDDPDEWKVILASLKASLAEDTNRWTKIGAGINGVTEETTTGVHRLYQMFESGELLFPAINVNDSVTKSKFDNLYGCRHSLIDGINRAVDVMLGGKTAVVAGYGDVGKGCAQSFKGQGARVIITEIDPICALQAAMEGFQVARLEDVIGTADIFISSTGNKNVITLDHMAAMKHQAIVGNIGHFDNEIDMSGLLRSSDIQRVTVKPQVDEFTWPDGHSIIMLSEGRLLNLGNATGHPSFVMSCSFSNQVLAQMELHQSIENYPLGVHRLPKQLDEDVARYHLDALGVRLTTLTDDQSKYLEIPKDGPYKPDHYKY is encoded by the coding sequence ATGCTGACCCCCGACGACTACAAGGTTGCCGATCTCTCGCTGGCCGGATTTGGCCGCAAGGAGATCGAGCTGGCCGAACACGAGATGCCCGGCCTGATGGCCATCCGCGCCCTGTTCACCGACGAGGCGCCGCTGAAGGGCGCGCAGATCACCGGCTCGTTGCACATGACGATCCAGACCGCAGTGCTGATCGAGACGCTGACCGCCCTGGGCGCCGAGGTGCGCTGGGCCAGCTGCAACATCTTCTCCACCCAGGACCACGCCGCCGCCGCGATCGCCGTCGGCCCCAACGGCACCCCCGACGCCCCCGACGGTGTGCCGGTGTTCGCATGGAAGGGCGAGACGCTCGAGGAGTACTGGTGGTGCACCGAGCAGGCGCTGCGTTGGCCCGGCACCGAGACCGGTGGCCCCAACATGATCCTCGACGACGGCGGCGACGCCACCCTGTACGTGCACAACGGCACCAAGTACGAGGCCGCTGGTGAGGTGCCCGAGGCCGACGAGGACGACCCCGACGAGTGGAAGGTCATCCTGGCCTCGCTCAAGGCGTCGCTGGCCGAGGACACCAACCGCTGGACCAAGATCGGTGCCGGCATCAACGGCGTCACCGAGGAGACCACCACCGGGGTGCACCGGCTGTACCAGATGTTCGAGTCCGGCGAGCTGCTGTTCCCGGCGATCAACGTCAACGACTCGGTCACCAAGTCCAAGTTCGACAACCTGTACGGCTGCCGTCACAGCCTGATCGACGGCATCAACCGCGCCGTCGACGTGATGCTCGGCGGCAAGACCGCAGTCGTCGCCGGGTACGGCGACGTCGGCAAGGGCTGCGCCCAGTCGTTCAAGGGCCAGGGCGCCCGGGTGATCATCACCGAGATCGACCCGATCTGCGCGCTGCAGGCCGCCATGGAGGGCTTCCAGGTCGCCCGCCTCGAGGACGTGATCGGCACCGCCGACATCTTCATCTCCTCCACCGGCAACAAGAACGTGATCACCCTCGATCACATGGCCGCCATGAAGCACCAGGCGATCGTCGGCAACATCGGCCACTTCGACAACGAGATCGACATGTCCGGGCTGCTGCGCAGCTCCGACATTCAGCGGGTGACCGTCAAGCCGCAGGTCGACGAGTTCACCTGGCCCGACGGGCACTCGATCATCATGTTGTCCGAGGGGCGCCTGCTCAACCTGGGCAACGCCACCGGCCACCCCAGCTTCGTGATGAGCTGCTCGTTCTCCAACCAGGTGCTGGCCCAGATGGAGCTGCACCAGTCGATTGAGAACTACCCGCTGGGCGTGCACCGTCTGCCCAAGCAGCTCGACGAGGACGTCGCCCGCTACCACCTGGACGCCCTCGGCGTGCGCCTGACGACGCTGACCGACGACCAGTCCAAGTACCTGGAGATCCCCAAGGACGGGCCCTACAAGCCCGACCACTACAAGTACTAG
- a CDS encoding Trm112 family protein: MALSPVLLEVLACPEDKGPLYYLEDENALYNPRLTRRYHITDDIPIMLIEEAETVDAAEAERITAKIDADGISPTFPETSGQ; this comes from the coding sequence ATGGCGCTCTCCCCCGTGCTTTTGGAGGTGCTGGCCTGTCCCGAGGACAAAGGCCCCCTGTACTACCTGGAAGATGAGAACGCGTTGTACAACCCGCGCCTCACCCGCCGCTACCACATCACCGACGACATCCCGATCATGTTGATCGAGGAGGCCGAGACCGTCGACGCCGCCGAGGCCGAACGCATCACGGCCAAGATCGACGCTGACGGCATCTCGCCCACCTTCCCCGAAACCTCCGGTCAGTGA